A window of the Cololabis saira isolate AMF1-May2022 chromosome 19, fColSai1.1, whole genome shotgun sequence genome harbors these coding sequences:
- the cbx1b gene encoding chromobox protein homolog 1b: MSMSQTTEPSNDGPAVTEEAKMSPAPEKKEKKPEDVAEEEEEEEYVVEKVLNRRVVKGRVEYLLKWKGFSNEDNTWEPEDNLDCPDLIAEFLQSQKLAHDGKRKAAGDADGDESKSKKKKDDNEKLRGFARGLDPERIIGATDSTGELMFLMKWKNSDEADLVPAKEANGKCPQVVISFYEERLTWHSYPSEDEKKDEKN, from the exons ATGAGCATGAGCCAGACTACAGAACCCTCCAACGATGGCCCCGCTGTTACAGAAG AGGCCAAAATGAGCCCAGCCCccgagaagaaggagaagaaaccaGAGGATGtggcagaggaagaggaggaggaagagtacGTGGTAGAAAAAGTCCTGAACCGGCGGGTGGTGAAGGGCAGGGTGGAGTACCTGCTGAAGTGGAAGGGCTTCTCTAA TGAAGACAACACATGGGAGCCGGAGGACAACTTAGACTGTCCAGATTTGATCGCTGAGTTTCTGCAGTCTCAGAAATTGGCACATGACGGGAAGAGGAAGGCGGCTGGAGATGCAGATGGAGATGAAAGTaaatcaaagaagaaaaaagatgac AATGAGAAGCTGAGGGGCTTTGCTCGAGGCCTGGATCCAGAAAGGATTATTGGAGCCACAGATTCAACAGGAGAACTAATGTTCCTCATGAAATG GAAAAACTCTGATGAAGCTGACCTGGTGCCCGCCAAGGAGGCCAACGGCAAGTGTCCGCAGGTGGTTATCTCCTTCTATGAGGAGAGACTCACCTGGCACTCGTATCCCTCCGAAGACGAGAAAAAGGATGAGAAAAACTAA